The segment CCGACTTTTTTTCCACCCACGAGGATATCAGCGCACCGCCCCGAGATAAACCGGGGATCCTCGGATTCCTGCACCTGATAGTCCCAGGCCATGTAGTAGGCCAGGGCGTTGAACTGGCTGTACACCAGGTTGAATCCCGCCTCAGGATCAGCGGATAGAAAGCCGAGACTGGTAAGGGTTTTTGAACCGTAGTTTTCTCCGGAGTCGATCTTTACCACCTTCCCAACCTCGAAAATGTGGTGGGGATAGACGGCGTTGCCGGATACGGCCTCGCTGCTGAGCAGGGAAGGCAGGATTGAATTCCGTACATACTCGTAGTTCTCGCTCATGGGATTCATCACCCGAACAATGCTGGGATCCGTAATGAATGCTTCCAGGGTTTGCCCCTCTTCCAGGTTCGCTAAGAATTCCTGCATACCGGGATGCATACGGTAGATGTAGTCCCTACCCGATCCCAGATAGTTGTAAATCATCTCCTGAAACCCCTGGCCTACCATGAGCCCTTTGATTTTGCGGGATAGTTCCTCAACCTGGGTCAGCGCTCCCACGGTAAAATCCCGGGGTAGCTCGGGAGTAAAGCTGTCCATTCCCCGGCCGATCATGACATCCTCGATGATATCTACGGCATGGAGAAAGTCGTTCCGATAAGGTGCCGGAATAACCCTGAGAGACTCACCCTCCAACTCCACTGTATTACCCAACCGTTCAAGGGCGGCAGCCACTTCCCGAACGCTCAGGGTTTCTCCCAGGAGCTTATTTACAGCTGAAAGACTGGTGGTTTGGGGCTCCTGAAAGTAGTAGGGTGTAACCATTGCCGTCCCGAATTCGAGATCAGCGGGAAATGCCTGGGGATACTCAACCGCCACGGGCAGGATCTCAAATCCGGCATCGGACATATCAC is part of the Spirochaeta lutea genome and harbors:
- the pheT gene encoding phenylalanine--tRNA ligase subunit beta → MPKIEVYEDALFSYVGKRYTPEELEEIFPAAKAELDEQTNEDGIMKVELNDTNRPDLWSAAGLGRLLRVYRGEKPNRYTFLSTRTETQDPGTRVVKVEPSAASVRPYIVAFAAKGSPVDEAGLKDLIQTQEKLCWNFGQKRRAVAMGIYRSELISYPVYYQGADPDTTAFVPLGMENQLTLREILENHPKGQEYGHIVADAPLFPFLKDAEDQVLSFPPIINSAHIGAVEEGDSELFVELTGTDLRSLLLAANIVACDMSDAGFEILPVAVEYPQAFPADLEFGTAMVTPYYFQEPQTTSLSAVNKLLGETLSVREVAAALERLGNTVELEGESLRVIPAPYRNDFLHAVDIIEDVMIGRGMDSFTPELPRDFTVGALTQVEELSRKIKGLMVGQGFQEMIYNYLGSGRDYIYRMHPGMQEFLANLEEGQTLEAFITDPSIVRVMNPMSENYEYVRNSILPSLLSSEAVSGNAVYPHHIFEVGKVVKIDSGENYGSKTLTSLGFLSADPEAGFNLVYSQFNALAYYMAWDYQVQESEDPRFISGRCADILVGGKKVGVFGEIHPGVLENWGITMPCSAGEIDIESVLEAR